The segment TCCGCAGCAGCCGTACCCCCAGCAGCCCCAACCCCACCCCGAGGCCCAGCCCCAGAGCGGCTACGGCTACCCCCAGCCCGCTCAGCCCGCCCCCGGTACGGCGTGGCAGCAGCAACCCCAGCAGCCCCCGCCCGGCTACGGCTACCCGCAGCAGCCGCAGCCGTACCCCCAGCAGCAGCCTCCGCAGGGCCAGCCGCAGCAACAGCCGCCGCCGGGCTACGGCTACCCCCAGCCCGGCGCGCCCGTCCCGCAGCAGCAGGCCCCCCAGCAGCACGCTCCTCAGCCGCCGCAGCCCCAGCCTCCGCAGCCCGTCGCCGGTCCCCCGCAGCCCGTCGACCCGCGCAGCGGCGGCTGGCCGACGGTGCCGGACCAGGGCCAGCACCGTGGCGTGGCCGGGGCACCGCTGGGCTACACGGCGGCCGTCGAGCTGTCCTCGGACCGGCTGATCCGCAACCAGCCCAAGGCCCGTAAGCCCGGGGCGAACGCGCAGCCCAGCCGGTTCAAGCTCGGCGCGAAGAAGGAGATGGAGGAGCGCGAGCGCAAGCTGGCGCTGATCCGTACGCCGGTGATGTCCTGCTACCGGATCGCGGTGATCAGCCTCAAGGGCGGCGTCGGCAAGACCACGACCACCACCGCGCTGGGCTCCACGCTGGCCTCCGAGCGCCAGGACAAGATCCTCGCGATCGACGCCAACCCCGACGCCGGCACCCTGGGCCGCCGGGTCCGCCGTGAGACCGGCGCGACCATCCGTGACCTTGTGCAGAATCTCCCCAACCTGCACAGCTACATGGACATCCGCCGCTTCACCTCGCAGGCGTCCTCCGGCCTGGAGATCATCGCCAACGACGTCGACCCGGCCGTCTCGACGACCTTCAACGACGAGGACTACCGCCGCGTCATCGACCTGCTCGGCCGCCAGTACCCGATCATCCTCACCGACTCGGGCACCGGTCTCCTCTACAGCGCCATGCGCGGTGTCCTGGACCTGGCCGACCAGCTCATCGTCATCTCCACCCCGTCGGTGGACGGTGCCAGCAGCGCCAGCACCACCCTGGACTGGCTCAGCGCGCACGGCTACGCCGACCTCGTCCAGCGCAGCATCACCGTCATCTCCGGCGTCCGCGAGACCGGCAAGATGATCAAGGTCGACGACATCGTCGCCCACTTCGAGACCCGCTGCCGCGGCGTCATCGTCGTCCCCTTCGACGAACACCTCGCCGCCGGCGCCGAGGTCGACCTCGACATGATGCGCCCCAAGACCCGCGAGGCCTACTTCAACCTCTCCGCCCTCGTCGCCGAGGACATGCTCCGCGCCCAGCAGGCCCAGGGCCTGTACGGACAGCAGGCGTACGACCCCTACGGCCAGCCCCCGCCGCAGCACCAGGGGTACCCGCCGCAGCAGCAGCCCCCGCCCCAGCAGTACGAGCAGCAGCAGGGCTGGGGCCAGCAATCCCCGCAGCAGCAGCCGCCGCAGGACCCCCAGGCCCAGCCCAACTATGGCCAGCAGCCGCCCCCCGGCTGGCAGCAGGCCCCCGCGCCGGAGCCCCCGCCGGGCTACGGCCAGCCCCCGGCCCCGCCGCCGGTCTAGCAGCACGAGCGAAGGGCCCGGCACCGCACACCGCGGTGCCGGGCCCTTCGTCTTCCCGTCAACCCGCGCCGCGGCGGACCGCGCGCTCCCGGTCGATCTCCTCCCCGTACGCCTCCAGCCGACGCCGCCCCTCGGCTTCCGCCGCCGCCCGCTCCGGCGCGCTCATGTCCTCGTACGCCCGCGCCCCGGCCCGCGCCCGGTCCCGCAACGCCTCCCGGTACGGCCCCACCTGCATCGCCTCCCGCAGCCCGACCCGCCCCGCCAGCACCTCCCGGGCCATCTCCCGCAACGCCCCGTCCCCGGACCCGCCGCCCGCCCGGGCGAGCTTCCGCAACGTCTCGCGCAGCGCCCGCGCCCGCGCAGGGTCCCGGGCGATCGCGATGAACTCCTCGTCGCCGACTTCCAGTTCGGGCATTCCGCCGCTCCCATCCGCTGTGAAGAACGGCGCTACAGTAACCGACATATCCGTAACCAGCCGACATGGGTGAGGTGATGGGCCTATGGCCTTCGACGTCCGACCGGAGGACCTTGAGGGATTCGGCCGCCAGGTGGGCCGTGCGGCCCAGGACGTCCAGCAGGCGCGCGAGTACGTCGACAAGCACGCCGGGATGGGCCTGTTCGCCGACCAGGGTCTGATCCTGTGGATGACGGGACTCCACACCCAGGCGGGCGACTCGGTGCGCGCCGTCCTCGGCCGCCTGGACACACTGCTCACGGCCAGCGCCAGGGAACTGGACAGGTCCGCCGCGTACTACCGGACCACGGATGCGGAGCAGGCGTCCAAGCTCGATTCCACCTATCCGTCCAGCAAGCGCTAGCGCTGTGACCGCGAGCATTCTCCGGGTCGCGGGAACCGGACGGGCCCGGCGAACCAGGCCGGTCACCGCACCAGCCGCCTGCTGCCTTTGGAGGCAAAGCACTCATGACCTTCGCAGACACCGTCGAACCGGTCCGGCATCTCACGTCGCCCGGCAAGCCGGAGGAGTTCTCCAAGGGGCTGGTCGGCGACGCCGTCTCAACGGTCGGCGACTGGCTCAGCCCGAGCGTGTGGGCGCTGCAGACCGTCAAGTTCGCCGTCGGCGTCGACCCGCTGGAAGAGGCCATCAGCTGGTTCACCGGCGACTGGGAGTCCTACGCCAAGTGCGGTGAGGCCTGGGCCAGCACCGGAGCCCTCGTCAAGGACATCGCCACCAACCTCAGGTCGGGCAGCGCCCAACTGGACGCGAGCTGGCAGGGCAACGCCGCCGACGCCGCGTACGTGTACTTCGACGAGCTGGCGCGGACGACCGAGGCGCTGGAATCCGACCTGAAAGAGCTGAAGACGTATTACGACGAAGCCGCCATGGCCGTCTCGACCGGCCTGGACCTCGTCAAGGGGCTGCTCACCGAACTCGCCGACCAGGCGATCATCGCCGAGGCCGAACTCGCCGCCGGGACGCTGCTGGCCGAGACGGGCGTGGGCGCGGTCATGTGCTACGGGGCGGCGGTCCTGGAGATCGCCGGGATGGTCAGGACCTGGGGCCGGATGACCGAGGCCTACGCCGCCGCCGAGGACTCGGTCCGTACGGCGGTCACTGGGGCCGGACTGGTCTGCGGCCGGATCGGCGTCGCGTTGCAGAGCCTGCCCGAACCGGGCGCGGGCTACGACAACCCGGCGGTGTGACCCTGCCGCGTCAGAAGGTCCAGGTCAGGTACAGGCAGACTGCCGCGCCCGCCAGGCCGCCCAGGAAGAGCCACTTGCGTACGGTGCCCGCCCGGGTGCCGCTGATCGAGCGGCTGATCAGGCTGAACTGTCCCCCGCTGCGCGGCAGTACGCCGGTGACGGCGAACGGGACGCCGATCGCCAGGAGCAGCCAGCCGCCGAAGGAGGCGGCGATCCAGCGGGTGATCTCGCCGAAGCCGGTGCGGACGTAGGAGTCGCCGGAGCGCTGTACGGGGACCTTGCCGCCCACGGCGAGGGCTGCCCGGACGGTGGCGTCCTCGGCCACGACCACGCCGTCGTCGGAGCGGAAGGTGCCGGCGCACTCGGTGGTGGAGCTGTGGCCGCGTCCGCCGGTGGAGTGCTGGGAGCAGCGCTCGACGGTCAGAGTGCCGTGGATGCCGGTCAGGCCTGCCGCCTGGGCGGCGTTGGCGAGGGAGAAACCGAAGCAGGCCAGGGCGAGCACGGCGAACAGCGCGCCCAGGGCACGACCGGCGATGCCGGGGCGGGACAGGGGGGACGACGCCATGGGCATGGTCATGGGCTGCTCTCCGTCGAGCGGTGGGGCGGTGGGGCGGTGAGGTGCTCAGATGGTGTCGTACGCGTCGACCAGTTCGCGGGCGCGCTTCACGTCGTCGGCCATCCGCTCCAGCAGGGCGTCGATCGAGTCGAACTTCTCCATGCCGCGCAGGTAGGTGAGGAAGTCGACGGCGACGTGGAGCCCGTAGAGGTCGAGGCCGACGCGGTCGATGGCGTAGGCCTCGACGGTGCGGGCGGTGCCGTCGAAGTGGGGGTTGGTGCCGACGGAGATGGCGGCGGGCATGGCCTCCCCCTCGACGTGGAGCCAGCCGGCGTAGACGCCGTCGGCGGGGATGGCGGTGTGCGGGAGGGTCTCGACGTTGGCGGTGGGGAAACCGAGCTCGCGGCCGCGCTGCTCGCCGCGGACGACGACGCCCTCGACGCGGTGGGGGCGGCCGAGGATCTCCATGGCGCCCTCGACGTCGCCCTCGGCGATGAGACGGCGGGCGAGGGTGGAGGAGAAGGGGCGGCCGTCGCCGGCGTCGCCGGTGACGTAGAGGTCGATGATGTCGACGTCGTAGTCGTGGGTGAGGCCCATGGCGGAGAGGAAGCCGACATCGCCGGCGGCCTTGTGGCCGAAGCGGAAGTTGGGGCCCTCGACGACGAGTTTGGCGTGCAGGGCGTCGACGAGCACGGTCTCGATGAACTCGCCGGCGGTGAGCTGGGAGAACTCGGCGGTGAAGGGCAGGATCAGCAGCGCGTCGACGCCGAGCGCCTCCATCAGCTCCGCGCGCCGGTGGTGGGCGGCGAGCAGCGGGGGGTGGCTGCCGGGGCGCACGACCTCGCTGGGGTGCGGGTCGAAGGTGACGACGACCGATTTGAGGCCCAGCTCACGGGCGCGTTCGACCGCCCGCCCGATGATCAGCTGGTGTCCGCGGTGGACACCGTCGTACGAGCCGATGGTGACGACGCTGCGTCCCCAGCCCCTGGGAACGTCCTCCAAGCCCCGCCAGCGCTGCACTGTGACCGCTCCTCGCCATTCCATTCGGCAATCTGCAGGTCCAAGACTGCCATGCCGCCGCCCCCCGCCGGGAACCGACCACCGCAGTGCGCCGACCGTCACAGCGCTGGCCCTGTCCGGGCGATCAGGGTCGGACAGGCCGCGGCGCCTGGCGCGGTGCATCGCAAGGCGCTGGGGGCACCTCCCAGCCCCCCAGGGCTGGGGGAGAATGCCCGCAGACTGGTTTGTCTGTGGGCGTTTCGGCAACGCCGCGAGGTGCCGTGTCAGGCGTCGCGGACCCGGCCATGGTCGCCCGGACAGGGCCTAACGCGGCGGGCGGGCCGGGATCGGGCTGCTCGAACATGCGGCGGGCGCTCGGCCCGATCACGGCGTCCCAGCCGCCGCCGGGCGCGGCGAGCCAGCCGCGCACCTGGCGGGCGAAGCCGGGCGTGCCGGAGGCCAGCTGGACGAGCCTGAGGTCGAAGGAGGCGGCGCCCTCCGCCGTACGGCCCAGGAGCAGGCCGATGCGGTGGACGAGGTCACGGGTCATGGGCGCGGGGCGGCGGGCGCAGCCGTCGGCGGCGGCCTGGAGGAGGGTGTCGAGGACGCCGGGGTCGCGCTCGTGGTCCAGCAGGTCGTCGAGGAGCTCCTGGCGCAGCGGGCGGGAGGTGTGGGTGCCGGGCGCGGCGAGTACGGGCGCGAGCGCGCGCCGCACCTCGGGCGGGTGCTCGCGCAACAGGCCGATGGCGAGCGGGAAGAGCACGGAGCGGGCGGCGGGCCCGTGCTCCAGGCGCCGGTCGAGGTACGCGGCCACGTGTGCGGCGCCTTCGGGCCGGTGCTCCAGGTGGTCGCGTACGAGGGTGGCGACCCGGCGGGCCAGGGCGGGGGTGGTGACCTCCGCGAGCTCCCGCAGCACCTCCCCGGCGCCCTCGCCGGGCTCGCGCAGCCGGGCCTGGACGGCGGCGAACACCGGTTCCGGGTGTGCGGGCAGGGCGGTGACCAGGGCGCTCACCGGCAGCTGCGGGTCGCCGGCGGCGAAGTGCCGCAGGGCGTCCGGGAGATGGCGGGAGCGGGTGGCCGGGTCGCGTACGAGGAGGCCGAGGGCGCCGCCGTGCAGGGTGCAGTCGGCGGGGCGGGCGAGGACGGCGAGGGCTGCGTAGCGCAGCAGTTCGCGGTCGGCGGCGGAGGTGACGTGCGGGGCGGCCCGGAGCCCGTAGGAGATCGCCGCGACATGCCGCTCGGGCCGCTTCTCATGGGCCCAGCGGTCCACGGCGCGGCAGACGGCGGAGGGCTCGTCCTCGGCCAGGGCGGCCAGCAGCTCGTCGGCGCGGGGATGGGCGGCGGCGACCAGCGCCTCGGTGAGGTCGTCCACGGCGCGCTGGCGGTGGGTGTGGAGCAGCGCCTGGGCGGCGGTGGCCACCGTGACGGCCGGGGCCTGGGCCGGGGAGTGCACCGGGGAGTGGACCGGGCCCTGGACCGGGGCCTGGAGCGGCCGTTCGTCGTCGAACCAGCCGCAGACGGCGGGCATCGCGACGCGCGGCCGGTCGCCGACCAGCTCGGCGACGGTGGTCAGGAACCGTGGCCCGGCCGGGCCGTTCGGGGGCGGGTCGGCGGGCAGCAGCAGGCGCAGGAGGTCCAGGCGGTCCGGGAGCGGGACGGCGAGCCGGAGCCAGAACCAGGGGCCGAACCGGCCGAGGCCGCCGAAGGCGGGGCCGTCCTGGAAGCCGCCGCGTTCGATGGAGCGGGCGGTGATGCGCTGGGCGAGCAGCCGCAGGACACCCCAGTACGGCATCGCGTCCGGGACCCTCAGCAGCACTTCGCCCAGCAGGTGCGCCGCCCACCAGAGGGCATCGCTGCGCCGGGGCTCGGCGGGCCCGGGCTCCCGGTCCCGGTCCAGCGCCCGGACCAGGTCCGCCAGGCGGCGGGCCAGTTCGATGGACCCGGATTCGCGGGCCATGAGCAGCAGCGACTGGACGACCGGCCCGATCCGGTGCCGGGGCACCGGCAGCGACCGGGGCCCGGCGGGAGGCGCCACCGGCGGGGCGGGCGGGACCGGCGGGCCGGGGGCGTGCCGGGCGGGCGAGGCCCGGCGCGAGGGCAGCCGTACGGGAGCCTCCTCCCCGTCCGGCGCGGGGGCGGCGGCGAGCCAGCGGTGCACCAGGGCGTCCAGCGCCGCGTCCAGGTCGAGGTGGCGGCCCTGCAGCCAGTCCGCGAACTCCTCGTGCGCGAACCGGTATCCGGCCCCAGCGGGCACCACCAGGCCCTCCGTGAGCACCGCCGACGCCCACCCCTCCCGCCACGGGAACAGCTCCTCGAAGGACTCCCGGTCCAGCTCCCCCTGCCCCGGCCCCAGACACCGCCGCGCCGCCTCGTGCGCCTGCCCCGCCACGCGGGCGGCCAGCCGCCGCACCGCCGCGCCCCGTACGGGACCGCCCGCCGCCAGCCGCACGGCGATCCGCAGGCACACCAGGTCCAGATAGGCCGAAAAGACCTCGGCCCGGTCCGGCTTTCCCACCGCCGAGGTGTCCGGCAGCGCCGCCCGCACCTCCGACAGCAGCCGCAGCGCCAGCGGGTGGGCGGCGTCCTGCTCCGCCAGGGCGCCGGCCGGGATCCCGTACCGGGCCCGGGCGCGCTCGGCCTGCGCCGGGGGCAGGTCCGCCAGGCGTACGCAGTCCGGCAGCGCCCGGCTCCCGGCCGGGCCCCGGTCGCCCGTGCCGCCGTGCAGCATCCCGCGCGGGAACAGCGAGCCCGCCCGCTCCCAGTACTCCGGCCGGCACGCCACGACCAGCCGCACCCCCGCAGCCCGCAGCCAGCTCGCCGTCCCGGCGGTCCAGTCGGGCAGCGCGTGCGC is part of the Streptomyces sp. NBC_01262 genome and harbors:
- a CDS encoding bifunctional riboflavin kinase/FAD synthetase: MQRWRGLEDVPRGWGRSVVTIGSYDGVHRGHQLIIGRAVERARELGLKSVVVTFDPHPSEVVRPGSHPPLLAAHHRRAELMEALGVDALLILPFTAEFSQLTAGEFIETVLVDALHAKLVVEGPNFRFGHKAAGDVGFLSAMGLTHDYDVDIIDLYVTGDAGDGRPFSSTLARRLIAEGDVEGAMEILGRPHRVEGVVVRGEQRGRELGFPTANVETLPHTAIPADGVYAGWLHVEGEAMPAAISVGTNPHFDGTARTVEAYAIDRVGLDLYGLHVAVDFLTYLRGMEKFDSIDALLERMADDVKRARELVDAYDTI
- a CDS encoding WXG100 family type VII secretion target, which codes for MTFADTVEPVRHLTSPGKPEEFSKGLVGDAVSTVGDWLSPSVWALQTVKFAVGVDPLEEAISWFTGDWESYAKCGEAWASTGALVKDIATNLRSGSAQLDASWQGNAADAAYVYFDELARTTEALESDLKELKTYYDEAAMAVSTGLDLVKGLLTELADQAIIAEAELAAGTLLAETGVGAVMCYGAAVLEIAGMVRTWGRMTEAYAAAEDSVRTAVTGAGLVCGRIGVALQSLPEPGAGYDNPAV
- a CDS encoding serine protease, whose translation is MTGRAIDVDHALVRICDLAGRPRGTGFVADGAGTLLTSHEAVDGLPRLVLHAHGDQTILVDATAVTPLPELGLALVATEGLAVPPLPVAGSGPAHPEGRARLRGRTWTDAVVVGSTPVTYTATDRFHLLEEAYELTLEQPLHPQASGTPVLDAETGAVLGVVATALQAGHRAAGFALRLRGSGGPLGELLACNAATVPAYGQHLNLAGALQLTATSVGSAGAPREWREPVARPGTAEELGWFLTAGAGEPLVLGLVGDPGCGRTTELTALAARRAVGAQPEPTLWLRGAELRPGDGGVKDAVERSLRTAARIVHAAAGGTGEPPAAWPDAVAHLARASGRPLVVLLDGPEEMPPLLAHALPDWTAGTASWLRAAGVRLVVACRPEYWERAGSLFPRGMLHGGTGDRGPAGSRALPDCVRLADLPPAQAERARARYGIPAGALAEQDAAHPLALRLLSEVRAALPDTSAVGKPDRAEVFSAYLDLVCLRIAVRLAAGGPVRGAAVRRLAARVAGQAHEAARRCLGPGQGELDRESFEELFPWREGWASAVLTEGLVVPAGAGYRFAHEEFADWLQGRHLDLDAALDALVHRWLAAAPAPDGEEAPVRLPSRRASPARHAPGPPVPPAPPVAPPAGPRSLPVPRHRIGPVVQSLLLMARESGSIELARRLADLVRALDRDREPGPAEPRRSDALWWAAHLLGEVLLRVPDAMPYWGVLRLLAQRITARSIERGGFQDGPAFGGLGRFGPWFWLRLAVPLPDRLDLLRLLLPADPPPNGPAGPRFLTTVAELVGDRPRVAMPAVCGWFDDERPLQAPVQGPVHSPVHSPAQAPAVTVATAAQALLHTHRQRAVDDLTEALVAAAHPRADELLAALAEDEPSAVCRAVDRWAHEKRPERHVAAISYGLRAAPHVTSAADRELLRYAALAVLARPADCTLHGGALGLLVRDPATRSRHLPDALRHFAAGDPQLPVSALVTALPAHPEPVFAAVQARLREPGEGAGEVLRELAEVTTPALARRVATLVRDHLEHRPEGAAHVAAYLDRRLEHGPAARSVLFPLAIGLLREHPPEVRRALAPVLAAPGTHTSRPLRQELLDDLLDHERDPGVLDTLLQAAADGCARRPAPMTRDLVHRIGLLLGRTAEGAASFDLRLVQLASGTPGFARQVRGWLAAPGGGWDAVIGPSARRMFEQPDPGPPAALGPVRATMAGSATPDTAPRGVAETPTDKPVCGHSPPALGGWEVPPAPCDAPRQAPRPVRP
- a CDS encoding type VII secretion target; translated protein: MAFDVRPEDLEGFGRQVGRAAQDVQQAREYVDKHAGMGLFADQGLILWMTGLHTQAGDSVRAVLGRLDTLLTASARELDRSAAYYRTTDAEQASKLDSTYPSSKR
- a CDS encoding SCO5717 family growth-regulating ATPase, producing the protein MSSDRDVNVPDDERGEEPLTSEFSIDFTPPAWYTQASGGGDTGSSSPPAAPTPNPPPASQPVPLTGSQPVPLTGVAPAAPATPVPAPVVVPAPPATPSAGAPGFPMLRPNAAEEPPAAPAPAPVPVPAPAAPAPDPAASVWGASDDEEPAAEETPQPEAEAAPEPSPEPAAEPAPMPQAAPMPPQAPQAPQAPQVQAAPWPGPPSPQSAPPSGAAPWGPPPQGPPQGPPQGPPQGPPQGQPPLPPGYQPAEQQPYPQQPYPQQPQPHPEAQPQSGYGYPQPAQPAPGTAWQQQPQQPPPGYGYPQQPQPYPQQQPPQGQPQQQPPPGYGYPQPGAPVPQQQAPQQHAPQPPQPQPPQPVAGPPQPVDPRSGGWPTVPDQGQHRGVAGAPLGYTAAVELSSDRLIRNQPKARKPGANAQPSRFKLGAKKEMEERERKLALIRTPVMSCYRIAVISLKGGVGKTTTTTALGSTLASERQDKILAIDANPDAGTLGRRVRRETGATIRDLVQNLPNLHSYMDIRRFTSQASSGLEIIANDVDPAVSTTFNDEDYRRVIDLLGRQYPIILTDSGTGLLYSAMRGVLDLADQLIVISTPSVDGASSASTTLDWLSAHGYADLVQRSITVISGVRETGKMIKVDDIVAHFETRCRGVIVVPFDEHLAAGAEVDLDMMRPKTREAYFNLSALVAEDMLRAQQAQGLYGQQAYDPYGQPPPQHQGYPPQQQPPPQQYEQQQGWGQQSPQQQPPQDPQAQPNYGQQPPPGWQQAPAPEPPPGYGQPPAPPPV